A window from Salarias fasciatus chromosome 11, fSalaFa1.1, whole genome shotgun sequence encodes these proteins:
- the LOC115396402 gene encoding myelin-associated glycoprotein-like, with protein sequence MVAEYLSSVTDPQLRRSWTRYRLSAGHRERPAQTDLDPPRRQTVPPLHTGSGGQTGTRTSGNLPASRLRAIWHHVDSTDQRIYYDDKTMTLDSFKHRTRLLGDLGKNNCTLELTEVKNHDNGPFCFRIELVRREDNKPTKDKFSFYEECISLNMLTVPTVPTLTHSKTAHKGRSFTITCTVAHTCPSRAPKITWNLENPQVTVHHKDIRYGNWEVQSILTIIPEEEDDHREITCSAQFNGGRNSSQTMTLYVKRAVTYNHIIIPTVVVIGTAVAFGLICVLMARKYKQCISELQNQEGRTKCWDRV encoded by the exons ATGGTGGCAGAATACCTGAGCTCTGTGACAGACCCACAGCTCAGGAGGTCCTGGACCAGGTACAGGCTCAGTGCTGGCCATCGAGAGAGGCCGGCACAGACAGACCTGGACCCCCCGAGAAGACAAACTGTGCCCCCACTGCACACAGGGTCAG gaggacagaccgggaccaggacctcCGGGAACCTCCCGGCTTCCAGACTCAGAGCAATCTGGCATCATGTTGACAGCACAGATCAACGCATCTACTATGACGACAAGACAATGACGTTGGACAGCTTCAAGCATCGAACgagactgctgggagacctgGGGAAAAACAACTGCACCTTAGAActgactgaagtgaaaaacCATGACAACGGGCCTTTCTGTTTCCGCATTGAACTTGTGAGAAGAGAAGACAATAAGCCCACCAAGGACAAGTTTTCCTTTTATGAGGAATGCATCAGCTTGAACATGCTTA CTGTTCCTACTGTTCCGACCCTGACCCACTCAAAGACAGCACATAAAGGACGCTCCTTCACCATCACCTGCACCGTCGCCCACACCTGCCCGTCACGGGCGCCCAAAATCACATGGAATCTGGAGAACCCACAAGTCACCGTGCATCATAAAGACATCCGCTACGGCAACTGGGAGGTCCAGTCCATCCTGACAATCAtccccgaggaggaggacgaccaCCGGGAGATCACCTGCTCAGCCCAGTTTAATGGAGGGCGAAATTCCTCCCAAACCATGACGCTCTATGTGAAAC GTGCAGTGACCTACAACCACATCATCATTCCCACCGTGGTGGTGATCGGCACCGCTGTGGCCTTTGGACTAATCTGCGTTTTAATGGCCAGAAAATACAA GCAATGTATTTCAGAGCTTCAGAATCAGGAAGGCAGAACAAAATGCTGGGATCGGGTTTGA